The following are encoded together in the Pseudomonas maumuensis genome:
- a CDS encoding molecular chaperone DnaJ: MSCWIRLGIEPTQDLDAIRLAYRGRLPTHHPETDPEGFQALRAAYEEALRLAREQETHEAEPTVAEDTPHPALQHFHRLLEEPSLRFDPQAWQGYIAELDELPLDELDDIGWQLLHTLRDCGPLSHHCAGLLARRLGWAEQVLRLDNPHEVEAFLDRLAQPDPFDTACMRDWPAPAQMESLWYFRSLEYCYQHRPLFEYEQFASVHTCLAIPNDPALVQRLLVQFSQAGIASRTFHGLLQAQQAQSPDDADLLYLLARQADALGAEQQALDCWLRLYRQHQHPQAERWLIDLCARHQPQRLPLLIQAFDRLHTPAGWPEELSDPAQAWGSPGQSAQTLARWSEASRLGLDSIASTFVDWHLDGDDELPLLAWLLQEQPDQNLHRLYWHAWALQRGEAGLLRLVLAQPPAEDALDALILEGFQRQANQQLHWLEQAPVVQVLTQLSASDDPAATLPEALTEDAIRPVCREWLRRMRVYPAHALHTLNRHFDMRRLFTTPFALQLQDRLAEAGVLLPPMPEGEALWQWHRQQLFMLALLEQPSRWLALIDPALPGQLHYQAEHPFAPTHALLGQLLTSSEGASGLLGSLDIRDPVQALISARLLTLQQALNSTRLPNAAQLLACLDNDDGGLRTDYPLGYLLFCAVLHHDPSLDEPQRCALRDRMQALDLQGDWFEALRRGLLDGQAKHPPAAAVRAQGLDSRTVDEVLDALHSLLNTCTPPKTRVLRALQKVKDNPEQDPGLRCAIMAVLSWSERLLLEMIKEPPAPMWAFWKLKSRLNRTGLAVHVAIIALGASLMLHIPAMLVAISILSISGFLRRLRDLGHGVPALLLVMVLTRVLPFSSMVLLGLPGDKLPNRYGPVPGKGQPLEGGLQATLRRLNAQ; the protein is encoded by the coding sequence ATGAGTTGCTGGATTCGCCTGGGGATCGAACCGACCCAGGACCTGGACGCCATCCGCCTGGCCTACCGTGGCCGCCTGCCCACGCACCACCCGGAAACCGACCCGGAAGGTTTCCAGGCCCTGCGCGCGGCCTACGAGGAAGCGCTGCGCCTGGCCCGCGAGCAGGAAACCCACGAGGCCGAACCAACGGTCGCCGAGGACACTCCCCATCCGGCACTGCAGCACTTCCATCGCCTGCTCGAGGAGCCGTCCCTGCGCTTCGACCCGCAAGCCTGGCAGGGCTACATCGCCGAATTGGACGAACTGCCACTGGACGAACTGGACGACATTGGCTGGCAGCTTTTGCACACCCTGCGCGACTGCGGGCCGCTGTCCCATCACTGTGCCGGCCTGCTGGCACGGCGCCTGGGCTGGGCCGAGCAGGTGCTGCGCCTGGACAACCCCCATGAGGTGGAAGCCTTCCTCGACCGTCTCGCGCAGCCGGATCCCTTCGATACTGCATGCATGCGCGACTGGCCAGCGCCGGCGCAGATGGAGAGCCTGTGGTATTTCCGCAGCCTCGAATACTGCTACCAGCACCGCCCATTGTTCGAGTACGAGCAGTTCGCCAGCGTGCATACCTGCCTGGCGATCCCGAACGACCCGGCACTGGTTCAGCGCCTGTTGGTGCAGTTCAGCCAGGCCGGCATCGCCAGCCGGACCTTCCACGGCCTGCTCCAGGCACAACAGGCGCAATCCCCGGACGATGCCGACCTGCTCTACCTGCTGGCCCGCCAGGCCGATGCCCTGGGGGCCGAGCAACAAGCCCTGGACTGCTGGTTGCGGCTGTACCGCCAACACCAGCATCCACAGGCAGAGCGCTGGCTGATCGACCTCTGCGCCCGCCATCAGCCCCAGCGCCTGCCTTTGCTGATCCAGGCCTTCGACCGCCTGCATACGCCAGCCGGCTGGCCTGAGGAGCTCAGCGACCCGGCCCAGGCCTGGGGCAGCCCGGGGCAGTCAGCGCAGACCTTGGCGCGCTGGTCCGAAGCCTCGCGCCTGGGGCTGGACAGCATCGCCAGCACCTTCGTCGACTGGCATTTGGACGGTGACGACGAACTGCCGCTGCTCGCCTGGCTGCTGCAGGAGCAGCCTGACCAGAATCTGCACCGCTTGTATTGGCATGCCTGGGCCCTGCAGCGCGGCGAGGCCGGTTTACTGCGCCTGGTCCTCGCTCAGCCACCGGCCGAGGACGCCCTCGACGCGCTGATCCTCGAGGGCTTCCAACGCCAGGCGAACCAGCAGTTGCATTGGCTCGAGCAGGCCCCCGTGGTCCAGGTGCTGACGCAGCTCAGCGCCAGCGATGATCCGGCGGCTACCTTGCCCGAGGCCCTGACCGAGGATGCCATTCGCCCGGTCTGCCGTGAGTGGCTGCGGCGCATGCGGGTCTACCCGGCCCATGCCCTGCACACGCTCAACCGTCATTTCGACATGCGCCGCCTGTTCACCACGCCATTCGCCCTGCAACTGCAGGACCGCCTGGCCGAAGCCGGGGTCCTGTTGCCGCCGATGCCCGAAGGGGAGGCACTGTGGCAGTGGCACCGCCAGCAGCTGTTCATGCTGGCGCTGCTGGAGCAACCATCACGTTGGCTGGCACTGATCGACCCGGCCTTGCCCGGGCAGTTGCACTACCAGGCCGAGCATCCGTTCGCTCCGACACACGCCCTGCTCGGTCAACTGCTGACCAGCTCCGAAGGCGCCAGTGGACTGCTCGGCAGCCTGGATATCCGCGACCCGGTACAAGCCCTGATCTCGGCACGCCTGCTGACCTTGCAGCAGGCGCTCAACAGCACGCGCCTGCCCAACGCCGCGCAACTGCTGGCCTGCCTGGACAACGACGACGGCGGGCTGCGTACCGACTATCCGCTGGGCTACCTGCTGTTCTGCGCAGTGTTGCACCACGATCCGTCGCTGGACGAACCACAGCGCTGCGCGTTGCGCGACCGCATGCAGGCGCTGGACCTGCAAGGCGACTGGTTCGAAGCGCTGCGCCGGGGGCTGCTGGACGGCCAGGCCAAGCACCCGCCGGCTGCCGCGGTACGCGCGCAAGGCCTCGACAGCCGCACGGTCGACGAGGTACTGGATGCGCTGCACAGCCTGCTGAACACTTGCACCCCACCCAAGACCCGGGTGCTGCGCGCCCTGCAAAAGGTCAAGGACAACCCGGAACAAGACCCCGGCCTGCGCTGCGCAATCATGGCCGTGCTGTCATGGAGCGAACGCCTGCTGCTGGAGATGATCAAGGAGCCGCCGGCGCCGATGTGGGCGTTCTGGAAGCTCAAGAGTCGACTGAACCGCACGGGCCTGGCCGTGCATGTGGCAATCATCGCCTTGGGCGCCAGCCTGATGCTGCATATCCCGGCGATGTTGGTGGCGATCAGCATCCTGTCGATCAGTGGCTTCCTGCGCCGCCTGCGCGACCTCGGCCACGGCGTGCCGGCACTGCTGCTGGTGATGGTGCTGACCCGCGTGCTGCCGTTCTCGTCAATGGTGCTGCTGGGCCTGCCCGGCGACAAGCTGCCGAACCGTTACGGCCCGGTGCCGGGCAAAGGGCAGCCGCTGGAGGGTGGCCTGCAGGCCACCCTGCGCCGGCTCAACGCTCAGTAA
- a CDS encoding molecular chaperone HscC encodes MQDASLSPAPPHATPLLGIDLGTTNSLIAVWQDGEARLIANALGEVLTPSVVSVDDDGSILVGQAARARLTTHPQRSAAAFKRFMGSDKRYALGEHRFTPEELSALVLGSLKQDAEAYLGCPVSEAVISVPAYFSDEQRKRTVFAAELAGLKVQRLINEPTAAAMAYGLHEQKFERTLVFDLGGGTFDVTVLEYALPLIEVHASTGDNYLGGEDFTEALLQACLRDWNLKAEDLEPQALASLHDAIEQLKRDAGEGSRTLQWSAGGQPREWVLDDSKRQAIWAPLLARVRTPIEQALRDARLSPRELDSLVLVGGATRMPQVQQLVAKLFGRLPYRHLDPDTIVALGAASQAACKARDAAIDELILTDVCPYTLGVASSRGEDVTGAFSPIIERNTIIPTSKVQRFYSSHPEQKFVRIAVYQGERPWVRDNILVDSFEIPLQPTGEIQSLDVRFSYDINGLLEVDVTFLESGQKHSHSIDRSPTGLDAQARQASEERLAKLKIHPRDTLPNRTLLARLERAWMQSLGDERELIGSWLDAFNAVLAGQQAGEISRERQALSQALDELRY; translated from the coding sequence ATGCAGGATGCCAGCCTCTCTCCCGCTCCGCCACACGCCACTCCCTTGCTGGGAATCGACCTGGGTACCACCAACAGCCTGATCGCCGTCTGGCAGGATGGCGAAGCGCGGCTGATCGCCAATGCCCTGGGCGAGGTGCTGACGCCGTCGGTGGTCAGCGTCGATGACGATGGCAGCATCCTCGTCGGCCAGGCCGCCCGGGCGCGCCTGACCACCCACCCGCAACGCAGCGCCGCGGCGTTCAAGCGTTTCATGGGCAGCGACAAGCGTTACGCCCTGGGCGAACACCGCTTCACCCCTGAAGAGCTGTCGGCGTTGGTACTGGGTTCGCTCAAGCAGGACGCCGAGGCCTATCTGGGCTGCCCGGTGAGCGAAGCGGTGATCTCGGTGCCGGCCTATTTCAGCGACGAGCAGCGCAAACGCACGGTGTTCGCGGCCGAACTGGCCGGGCTCAAGGTCCAGCGGCTGATCAACGAGCCCACCGCCGCCGCCATGGCCTACGGCCTGCATGAGCAGAAGTTCGAGCGCACCCTGGTGTTCGACCTGGGTGGCGGCACGTTCGATGTCACAGTGCTGGAGTACGCCTTGCCGCTGATCGAGGTGCATGCCTCTACCGGCGACAACTACCTGGGCGGTGAGGACTTCACCGAGGCGCTGCTGCAGGCCTGCCTGCGCGACTGGAACCTCAAGGCCGAAGACCTGGAGCCCCAGGCTCTGGCCAGCCTGCACGACGCCATCGAGCAGCTCAAGCGCGACGCGGGCGAGGGCAGCCGGACACTACAGTGGAGTGCTGGCGGCCAGCCCCGTGAGTGGGTTCTGGATGACTCGAAGCGGCAGGCGATCTGGGCACCCTTGCTGGCACGGGTACGCACCCCCATCGAACAGGCCCTGCGCGATGCCCGCTTGAGCCCGCGCGAGCTGGACAGCCTGGTGCTGGTCGGCGGCGCCACGCGCATGCCGCAGGTGCAGCAACTGGTGGCCAAGCTGTTTGGCCGCCTGCCGTACCGGCACCTGGACCCGGATACCATCGTCGCCCTCGGCGCCGCCAGCCAGGCGGCGTGCAAGGCCCGCGACGCGGCCATCGACGAACTGATCCTGACCGATGTCTGCCCCTACACCCTCGGCGTGGCCTCGTCCCGGGGCGAAGATGTCACCGGCGCTTTCTCGCCGATCATCGAGCGCAATACGATCATCCCCACGTCCAAGGTGCAGCGTTTCTACAGCAGCCACCCGGAACAGAAGTTCGTGCGCATCGCCGTGTACCAGGGCGAGCGGCCATGGGTGCGGGACAACATCCTGGTGGACAGTTTCGAGATTCCGTTGCAGCCGACCGGCGAGATCCAGTCGCTGGACGTGCGCTTCAGCTACGACATCAACGGCCTGCTGGAAGTGGACGTGACCTTCCTCGAGAGCGGCCAGAAGCACAGCCACAGTATCGACCGCAGCCCCACCGGGCTGGATGCGCAGGCACGCCAGGCCAGTGAGGAGCGCCTGGCAAAGTTGAAGATCCACCCACGTGACACGCTGCCCAACCGCACCTTGCTGGCCCGCCTGGAGCGAGCCTGGATGCAGAGCCTGGGCGACGAGCGCGAGCTGATCGGCAGCTGGCTGGACGCCTTCAATGCCGTGCTGGCCGGGCAGCAGGCCGGCGAGATCAGCCGTGAGCGCCAGGCATTGAGCCAGGCGCTCGACGAGCTGCGTTACTGA
- a CDS encoding DUF1266 domain-containing protein — protein sequence MDETAQHWLHALSAPMAALNGASYTAPDYFEGEDQTDLERWWGISDRAQLLDMLNMADNGHATEMSEAYWQYQRCLPSQWQALLDTLAPRERIRHEYAARTFPDCGPGGTRAWDLGRMSFLLRAGVKKGLIDRDESLYLHYRLALRARHYYNRWDCYLAGYLFGKALWNVSDSSDETLAADLERQGSEHWNRCILLNLRLGAHELLAGLPWDMDLPEPARPATLEEDCWS from the coding sequence ATGGACGAAACCGCGCAGCACTGGCTGCATGCCCTCTCCGCCCCCATGGCCGCCCTCAACGGCGCCAGCTACACCGCCCCCGACTACTTCGAAGGCGAAGACCAGACCGACCTGGAGCGCTGGTGGGGGATCAGTGACCGCGCCCAGTTGCTGGACATGCTGAACATGGCCGACAACGGCCACGCCACCGAAATGAGCGAAGCCTACTGGCAGTACCAGCGCTGCCTGCCCAGCCAGTGGCAGGCGCTGCTCGACACCCTGGCGCCGCGCGAGCGCATCCGCCACGAATACGCCGCCCGCACCTTCCCCGACTGCGGCCCGGGCGGCACCCGGGCCTGGGACCTGGGGCGCATGAGCTTCCTGCTGCGCGCCGGGGTCAAGAAAGGCCTGATCGATCGCGACGAAAGCCTCTACCTGCACTACCGCCTGGCGCTGCGCGCCCGCCACTACTACAACCGCTGGGATTGCTACCTGGCCGGCTACCTGTTCGGCAAGGCGCTGTGGAATGTCAGCGACAGCAGCGACGAGACCCTGGCCGCCGATCTCGAGCGCCAGGGCAGCGAGCACTGGAACCGCTGCATCCTGCTCAACCTGCGCCTCGGCGCCCATGAGCTGCTGGCCGGGCTGCCCTGGGACATGGACCTGCCGGAGCCAGCGCGCCCCGCCACCCTGGAAGAGGACTGCTGGTCATGA